The genomic DNA CATCGCCGGGGCCCAGTTCAACTCGCTGACCCCCGGCAACGCCATGAAGTGGGGCTCGGTCGAGCCCACCCAGGGCACGTACAACTGGACCGAGGCCGACCAGATCGTCGCCTTCGCGCAGGCCCACAACCAGCAGGTACGCGGGCACACCCTGGTCTGGCACAGCCAGAACCCGAGCTGGCTGACGAACGGCACCTGGACCCCGGCCCAGCTCGGCACGCTGCTCCAGAACCACATCACCACCGAAGTCACCCGCTACCAGGGCAAGCTGGCGGCCTGGGACGTGGTGAACGAGCCGTTCAACGAGGACGGCACCTACCGCTCGACCCTCTGGTACAACGGCCTCGGCTCCGATTACATCGCCCAGGCCCTGACCGCGGCGCGCGCGGCGGACCCGAGCGCGAAGCTCTACATCAACGACTACAACGTCGAGGGCGTCAACGCGAAGAGCACCGCGCTCTACAACCTGGTCAAGTCCCTCAAGGACCGCGGGGTTCCGATCGACGGGGTCGGCCTCCAGGCCCACCTCGTGCTCGGCCAGGTGCCGTCCACGCTCCAGCAGAACATCCAGCGCTTCGCCGACCTCGGGGTGGACGTGGCGATCACGGAGCTGGACATCCGTATGCAGCTGCCCGCCACGGACGCGAAGCTGACGCAGCAGGCGGCCGACTACAAGGCCGTGCTGGACGCGTGCGTGGCGGTGACCCGGTGCGTCGGCGTCACCGTCTGGGGCTTCACGGACTCCGACTCCTGGATCCCGGACGTCTTCTCCGGCTACGGCGCGGCGACGCCGTACGACGAGAACTACGCGCCGAAACCGGCGTACCACGCGATCGCGACGGCACTCGGGGGCACCTCGACACCGCCCACGGGCGCGTGCACGGCGACGTACAGCGTCACGAGCCAGTGGAACGCGGGCTTCACGGGCCAGGTGCGGATCGCCTGTTCCGGGGCCTCCCTGTCGGCGTGGAAGGTGAGCTGGACGTACGGCGCGGGCCAGCAGATCACGCAGGCGTGGAACGCGACGTGCACCCAGTCGGGGACGGCGGTGAGTTGCGCGAACGCCTCCTACAACGGCACCGTCCCGAACGGCGGTTCGGTCACCTTCGGCTTCAACGCGTCATGGAGCGGAAGCAACCCGCTGCCGACAGTGACGCTGGGGTAAGACGCGCCTGAGAAGTCTGAGATTTTCGCAAGAATGCCGGTCACACGTCCCCGCTCGTAATAATTCGGACTTATGTTCCTCCGCGTGACTGGAGAAGACGAGCGCGGGGACGACAACGGGGGCGCGGTCAGACGTCCGGGCCGGCGGTCCCGCCTGCTGAAGGGCGTCGGCATCGCGCTCGCCGGCGGCCTCGTCCTCGGCGCCGCCGGGGCGGGCTGGGCGTACTGGCGTCTGAACCACAACATCAAGAGCGTCGACATCAACAGCGCGCTCGGCGACGACCGCCCGGCGCGGTCGGTGACCTCCCCGTCTCCGGCCGCGTCGGCGTCCGCCTCGGCCACCCCCCTCCCCAGCGGCGCCCTGAACATCCTGGTCCTCGGCTCGGACTCGCGCAGCGGCAAGGCCAACGCGACGCTCGGCGGGGGCGACAGCTCGGGTGCCCGCTCCGACACCGCGATGGTCGTCCACATCGACGAGGGCCGGACGGAGGCGACGGTGGTGAGCATCCCGCGCGACACGCTGGTCACGCGCCCCTCGTGCCCGCTGACGTCGGGCGGTACGACGGCGGTGGCGTACAACGCGATGTTCAACAGCGCGTACGCGGTGGGCGGCCCGGTCTGCGCGGTGAAGACGGTCGAGTCATTGACGAACATCCGCATGGACCACTACCTGGAGATCGACTTCTCCGGCTTCGCCAAGCTGGTGAACGCGCTGGGCGGCGTCACGGTGACCACGGACGAGGACATCGACGACGACAAGAGCCATCTGCACCTCAAGGCGGGCGAGCACCACCTCACCGGCAAGCAGGCGCTGGCCCTCGCCCGCACCCGCCACGGCATAGGCGACGGCAGCGACCTGGGCCGCATAGGACTCCAGCAGAAGCTCGTGAAGGCACTCCTGGACCAGATCGCCTCGACGAACCTCCTGACCGACCCCACCGGCCTCTACAAGGTCGCGGACGCGATCACGGGCAGCCTCACCACGGACACGGGTCTCGACTCCCTGGGCGAACTGATGAACCTGGGCGAGAGCCTGAAGGGCCTGTCGTCGGAGCGGGTCAGCACGGTGATGCTGCCGGTGGCGACGGCCCCCTCGGACCCCAACCGGGTGGTGGCGAAGGAACCGGCGGCGAGCGCGTTGTGGACGTCGCTGCGCTGATCCCCTCCCGTGCGACCTGCGGAAACGCCCCGCGCGGAAAATTCTTCGAAGAATTCCGGCGGCCGTGTCGATCCGCGGGGACCCCGTTCGACGCACAGGTGAGAGGCGGGGAGAGACCCCGTCCGGCAGCCTGGACGGCGGGGACGCGCCCCGCCGTCGTGCCGCAGTCGAAGGAGTCACCATGCCGCGTTACCTGTCGCTCATCCAGATCGACGAGAGCACCGCGCCCGCCGAGGGACCGAGCCCCGAACTGATGCAGCGCATGGGGGAGCTGCTCGAGGAGATCACCAAGGCGGGCGTCATGCTCGACACCGCCGGGCTGACGCCGACCGCCCAGGGGAAGCGAGTGCACTGGGCCGGCGGAGAGCTGTCCGTCACCGACGGGCCCTTCACCGAGTCCAAGGAGGTCGTCGGCGGTTATGCGCTCATGCAGTGCAAGGACATGGCGGAGGCCCTGGAGTGGACCAAGCGGTTCCTGAAGGTGCACGAGGAGCACTGGACCGTGACCTGTGAGGTGCGGGAGATCGCCGAGGGCTGAGCCAGGCGCTGAGCCTGCGCCGGGCCAGGCGCCGAGCCGCGGCTCGAGTCGTGGCTTGGCCCGGCCGTCCCCGTGGGTGTGTGATGGTGGGTTGTGGAACAGCAGCCCACCGCCACCGCCGCCATCGAAGCCACCGTCGAAACCGTCTTCCGCATCGAGTCGCCCCGCATCATCGCCGGCGTCGCCCGGATCGTGCGGGACGTCGGTATCGCCGAGGAACTGGCGCAGGACGCGCTGGTCGCCGCCCTGGAGCAGTGGCCGAGGGACGGGGTGCCCGACAACCCCGGCGCCTGGCTCACGGCCACCGCCAAACATCGCGCCATCGACCTCGTACGCCGCCGGGAGCGCTACGCCCGCAAGCTGGAGGAGGTGGGGCGGGACCTCTCGTCGACCGCCCCGCACCACCTCGACGAGCCGGCCGACCCCGACGACATCGACGACGACCTGCTGCGGCTCGTCTTCACCGCCTGCCACCCCGTGCTGTCCGCCGAGGCCCGCATCGCGCTCACCCTGCGGCTGCTCGGCGGGCTGACCACGCCCGAGATCGCCCGCGCGTTCCTCGCGCCGGAGGCGACCGTCGCCCAGCGCATCGTGCGCGCCAAGCGGACGCTGGCGACGAAGGGGGTCGCCTTCGAGGTCCCGTACGGACCGGAACGCGAAGCCCGGCTGGGCTCGGTCCTGGAGGTCATCTACCTCATCTTCAACGAGGGGTACGCCGCCACCGCCGGCGACGACCTGCTGCGCCCCGCCCTGTGCGAGGACGCGCTCCGACTCGCCCGCGTACTCGCCGAGTTGATGCCCAAGGAGCCCGAGGTGCACGGGCTGGCGGCGCTGCTGGAGCTTCAGGAGTCGCGCGCGGGCGCCCGCACCGGACCGTCCGGCGAGCCGGTCCTCCTCAAGGACCAGAACCGGCTCCGCTGGAACCGGATGCTGATCCGCCGGGGCTTCACCGCGCTCGGACGCGCCAACGCCGTCGCCACCGGCGGCCTCGGCCCGTACGCCCTCCAGGCCGCGATCGCCGCCTGCCACGCCCGGGCCTACGCGTACGAGGACACCGACTGGGCGCAGATCGTCACGCTCTACGGACTCCTCGCGGCCCGCTCCCCGTCCCCCGTCGTCGAGTTGAACCGCGCGGTCGCCGTCTCGATGGCCGAGGGCCCCGGCCCCGCCCTGGAGATCGTCGACGCCCTCGCCGCCGAACCCTCCCTGCGTGACTACCACTTGCTGCCCAGTGTCCGCGGCGACCTGCTCGCCCGCCTCGGCCGTACGACGGAGGCCCGCGCCGAGTTCGCCCGTGCCGCCGCCCTCACCCGCAACGAACGGGAACGGGAGCTGTTGCTGGCCCGGGCGGAAGGGCGCGGGCAGTGAGCGGACAGTTGCCGGCCCGGGCGGAAGGGCGCGGACAGGGCGCGCGCGGACAGGGGGGCGGGCAGCGGAGCGGACAGGGAAGCGCCGGTGCGATGCGCGCACCCGGTTCCCGCTACGGGACCGCCGGGTGCCCGATCAGCATCGTCGGGGCGCCCGCGACCCGGGTCAGGAAGACGGTGGCCGAGTTCGGGCCGTGCGGCTTGACCTTCTTGCGCAGCTCCTCCGGTTCGACGGCCGACCCGCGCTTCTTCACGGTCAGGATCCCGACCTCCCGCTCCCGCAGCAGCACCCTCAGCTTCTTCACGTTGAAGGGGAGCTGGTCGGTGATCTCGTAGGCGGTCGCATACGGCGTCGGGCGCAGTTCGTCCGCCGTGACGTAGGCGATCGTCTCGTCGACGAGGCCGCCGTCCAGCTCCTGGGCGACCTCCGCGACGAGATGCGCCCGGATGACGGCGCCGTCGGGCTCGTACAGATACCGGCCGAGCGGGCGCACCGCGGGGTCCGGCAGGCCGCGGCCGCGCAGGACCCGCGGGCCCGGCAGCAGGGTCGCCCGCACCAGCCCCGGCTCGGTGCCGAACCACAGCACCGCCTCCTTCACGTCCCCGCCGTCCGAGATCCACTCCGCCTCGGCCTCGGCGGGGATCGCCTCGTGGGGGATGCCCGGCGCGATCTTCAGCGCGGCCCGCGGTGCCGCGAGGGCCGTACCGATCGCCCAGGAGAGCGGCGGCGAGTACGCCTCCGGGTCGAAGACACGGCCCCGGCCGCCGCGCCGCGCCGGATCCACGAAGACCGCGTCGTACGGGCCCGGGTCGACCTCCGTGACATCCGCCTCCCGCACCTCGATCAGGTCCGTCAGGCCCAGTTCCCCGGCGTTCGCGCGGGCCACCGCCGCCGTGAGCGGGTCGCGGTCCACCGCCAGGACCCGGATCCCGGCGCGGGCCAGCGCGATCGCGTCGCCGCCGATGCCGCAGCACAGATCGGCCACGGACGTCACCCCCAGCTCCCGAAGCCGCAGCGCCCGGTGCGTCGCCACCGCCGCGCGCGTCGACTGCTCGACCCCGTTCGGGGTGAAGAACATCCGCGCCGCGTCCTCGGCCGCGAACTTCGCCGCCGCCCGCTGCCGCAGCCGCGCCTGTCCGAGGGCCGCCGAGACCAGCTCCGCGGGGTGCTCGCGGCGCAGCCGGGTCGCGACGGCCAGCTCCCGCGCCGGCGCGGTGTCGCGCACCTCGTCGAGCAGGGCGCGGCCTTCAGGGGTGAGCAGGGAGGCGAAGGAGAGGTCGTTCACCCGGCCATTGTCGGCCAGTCGGTGGACGGTGTGCGTCCGGCCGAGGTGTCGGCCCGGCGCGAAGGCCCCGGGCTGCGAGGATCCGGCGCCATGCGACCCGTACGACAAAATGATGAAAAGCGCGCGAAGCGGACGGTGGCGCCCCGGGCTGCCGTCGCCGTGCTCGCCCTGGCGGCCCTCGCCTCCGGCTGCGCCGGCGCGGACAGCCCCGTGCGGCCGGCCCCCGGCCCGCAGCCGCTCAAGGCACCGCCCGCCCGCGCCCTCGACTCGTACGCCTCGAAACTGCGCCTCTCGCTCGCCGCCCGGGCCGCGGCCGCCAAGCGCTGGGGGCTGACGAAGACGCCGCTGACCGCGCCGGCACCCCCGGTCAAGAAGCCGGTGATCACGTTCCGCAAGGGCTTCGAGGTCACGGACGGGGAAGGCCTGCCGCCCGTCTTCACGACCGTCCCGACCAAGGACAAGGTCGTCTTCCTCACCATCGACGACGGCGCCGAGAAGGACCCGGCGTTCCTGCGGATGATGAGCGACCTGAAGATTCCGTACACCGCCTTCCTGAGCAACTACCTCGTCGAGGACGACTACGGGTACTTCCGGGAGATGCGCCGCCAGGGCGTCACCCTCAACAACCACACCCTCACCCACCCCTACCTGCCCGGACTGTCGTACGAGGAGCAGGAGCACGAGATCTGCGGCATGCAGGACATCATGGAGAAGCGGCTCGGCAAGCGGCCCGCGCTCTTCCGGCCGCCCTACGGCAACTACAACGGGGACACCCTGCGCGCCGCCAGGTCCTGCGGCATCAAGTACGCCCCGATCTGGAACGAAGAGGTCTTCGTCGACCACTGGGAGTACCGCGAGACGGACCAGAGCCTGCACCCCGGCGACATCGTGCTCACCCACTTCCGGGGCAAGGAGGACTGGCAGGGCACGATGCCCGACATGATCCGCCGGTTCATGGAGAAGGTCACGGACGAGGGGTACGCGGTGGCCCGCCTGGAGGACTACCTGTGACGGCGCGGCAGCTGGTCGCCGGGCTGCTCGCAGCCACGCTGCTGACCGGCTGCGCCCAGTCCGTCGACCCCATCGAACGGCTGGGCAAGAAAGCGGCGCAGAAAGTGCGCCGACCGCAGGAACCCGGCGCGCAGACATACCGCCGCTGGGGGCTCTCCGCCCCGCTCGCCCCCGCTCCCGCCCCCGACCACCCCCCGTTCCCGGTACGTACCGGCCACCGCGCCCTGCCGCCCGTCGTGGACCGCGTCGCCACCCACGACAAGGTGGTCTTCCTGACGTACGACGTGACCTACGACGGCGGCTACTACGGCGCCGAGAAGGACCCCCGGTTCACCGACATGGTCCGTGAACTGCGGCTGCCGGTCAGCGTGTTCGTCACGGACAGTGAGGTCGGACCGGGGTACGCACACGTCGCGCGCCTCAGGTCGGTCGGCGCGACGGTGCAGAACGGCACCCTCGGCGCCACCTCGCTGCGCGGACTGCCGTACGCGGGGCAGCGCGCCGGGATCTGCGGCGGGCGGGACCGGCTCAGGGCGCGCTTCGGCCGGCGCCCGTACTTCCTGCGGCCGCCGGCCGGCGCGTACGACCGTACGACGCTGCGCGCCGCCGCGGACTGCGGGGTCACGGCGGTGGTGCTGTGGCGGGCGTCGATGCGGGCGGACGGACTTTCCTACCGCGGCCGGGCCCACCGGCTGCACCGCGGTGACATCGTCCTCGCCCACCCCGGGAACCCGGACGGCGACTCCCTGACGACCCTGACGGCACGTCTGCTGCGACGCGTCCAGGCACAGGGGTTCACGGTGGGGCGGCTGGAGGACTATCTCTGATCCGGCGGCGCACAGGGGACGCCCGCCCGGGTCGGGCACGGCGGCAGCGGGGCCGGGTGGGAGAACGCGTACGCGTCGTGCCAGACGTTCAGCGTGAAAAGCAGCACGACGGCGCCGAGGGCCAGGTGCAGCGAGCCCGCGTGGTGACATGCGGCCACCGGCGATGGCATCGCCGTGCGCGAGAGCGGGCTCGGGCTGCCGGGAGTCGGGCCGGTCGTCGGAAAAGTGCGGCACACGGGAGTCGGGCCGGTCGTCGGGTGGGTGCGGCATACGGCAACCGGGGTCGCCGGACATATCCGCACGGTCGTACGGAACTTCCCGCTCCGGGGCGACGTTCTCCGAGCCGAGACCACGTCGTACGCCGCCGGAGACCGGACGGATCGGCGCG from Streptomyces avermitilis MA-4680 = NBRC 14893 includes the following:
- a CDS encoding LCP family protein, which produces MFLRVTGEDERGDDNGGAVRRPGRRSRLLKGVGIALAGGLVLGAAGAGWAYWRLNHNIKSVDINSALGDDRPARSVTSPSPAASASASATPLPSGALNILVLGSDSRSGKANATLGGGDSSGARSDTAMVVHIDEGRTEATVVSIPRDTLVTRPSCPLTSGGTTAVAYNAMFNSAYAVGGPVCAVKTVESLTNIRMDHYLEIDFSGFAKLVNALGGVTVTTDEDIDDDKSHLHLKAGEHHLTGKQALALARTRHGIGDGSDLGRIGLQQKLVKALLDQIASTNLLTDPTGLYKVADAITGSLTTDTGLDSLGELMNLGESLKGLSSERVSTVMLPVATAPSDPNRVVAKEPAASALWTSLR
- a CDS encoding YciI family protein, translated to MPRYLSLIQIDESTAPAEGPSPELMQRMGELLEEITKAGVMLDTAGLTPTAQGKRVHWAGGELSVTDGPFTESKEVVGGYALMQCKDMAEALEWTKRFLKVHEEHWTVTCEVREIAEG
- a CDS encoding RNA polymerase sigma factor — encoded protein: MEQQPTATAAIEATVETVFRIESPRIIAGVARIVRDVGIAEELAQDALVAALEQWPRDGVPDNPGAWLTATAKHRAIDLVRRRERYARKLEEVGRDLSSTAPHHLDEPADPDDIDDDLLRLVFTACHPVLSAEARIALTLRLLGGLTTPEIARAFLAPEATVAQRIVRAKRTLATKGVAFEVPYGPEREARLGSVLEVIYLIFNEGYAATAGDDLLRPALCEDALRLARVLAELMPKEPEVHGLAALLELQESRAGARTGPSGEPVLLKDQNRLRWNRMLIRRGFTALGRANAVATGGLGPYALQAAIAACHARAYAYEDTDWAQIVTLYGLLAARSPSPVVELNRAVAVSMAEGPGPALEIVDALAAEPSLRDYHLLPSVRGDLLARLGRTTEARAEFARAAALTRNERERELLLARAEGRGQ
- a CDS encoding endo-1,4-beta-xylanase is translated as MRSLKRSGLSPASLLTGIAALAALLAAAPAAHAADTPLRDLAAAKGKVIGTAVTGSKLTGTYGDIAGAQFNSLTPGNAMKWGSVEPTQGTYNWTEADQIVAFAQAHNQQVRGHTLVWHSQNPSWLTNGTWTPAQLGTLLQNHITTEVTRYQGKLAAWDVVNEPFNEDGTYRSTLWYNGLGSDYIAQALTAARAADPSAKLYINDYNVEGVNAKSTALYNLVKSLKDRGVPIDGVGLQAHLVLGQVPSTLQQNIQRFADLGVDVAITELDIRMQLPATDAKLTQQAADYKAVLDACVAVTRCVGVTVWGFTDSDSWIPDVFSGYGAATPYDENYAPKPAYHAIATALGGTSTPPTGACTATYSVTSQWNAGFTGQVRIACSGASLSAWKVSWTYGAGQQITQAWNATCTQSGTAVSCANASYNGTVPNGGSVTFGFNASWSGSNPLPTVTLG
- a CDS encoding polysaccharide deacetylase family protein: MTARQLVAGLLAATLLTGCAQSVDPIERLGKKAAQKVRRPQEPGAQTYRRWGLSAPLAPAPAPDHPPFPVRTGHRALPPVVDRVATHDKVVFLTYDVTYDGGYYGAEKDPRFTDMVRELRLPVSVFVTDSEVGPGYAHVARLRSVGATVQNGTLGATSLRGLPYAGQRAGICGGRDRLRARFGRRPYFLRPPAGAYDRTTLRAAADCGVTAVVLWRASMRADGLSYRGRAHRLHRGDIVLAHPGNPDGDSLTTLTARLLRRVQAQGFTVGRLEDYL
- a CDS encoding polysaccharide deacetylase family protein, with the translated sequence MRPVRQNDEKRAKRTVAPRAAVAVLALAALASGCAGADSPVRPAPGPQPLKAPPARALDSYASKLRLSLAARAAAAKRWGLTKTPLTAPAPPVKKPVITFRKGFEVTDGEGLPPVFTTVPTKDKVVFLTIDDGAEKDPAFLRMMSDLKIPYTAFLSNYLVEDDYGYFREMRRQGVTLNNHTLTHPYLPGLSYEEQEHEICGMQDIMEKRLGKRPALFRPPYGNYNGDTLRAARSCGIKYAPIWNEEVFVDHWEYRETDQSLHPGDIVLTHFRGKEDWQGTMPDMIRRFMEKVTDEGYAVARLEDYL
- a CDS encoding THUMP-like domain-containing protein, which codes for MNDLSFASLLTPEGRALLDEVRDTAPARELAVATRLRREHPAELVSAALGQARLRQRAAAKFAAEDAARMFFTPNGVEQSTRAAVATHRALRLRELGVTSVADLCCGIGGDAIALARAGIRVLAVDRDPLTAAVARANAGELGLTDLIEVREADVTEVDPGPYDAVFVDPARRGGRGRVFDPEAYSPPLSWAIGTALAAPRAALKIAPGIPHEAIPAEAEAEWISDGGDVKEAVLWFGTEPGLVRATLLPGPRVLRGRGLPDPAVRPLGRYLYEPDGAVIRAHLVAEVAQELDGGLVDETIAYVTADELRPTPYATAYEITDQLPFNVKKLRVLLREREVGILTVKKRGSAVEPEELRKKVKPHGPNSATVFLTRVAGAPTMLIGHPAVP